The Vicinamibacterales bacterium DNA window TCGATCAGATTCAGGATGTACCTGTTCCCATCGTCGGCCGTGTAGGTGAGACGAACCGGGTGGGCCTTGATGGTGATCCCGCGCTCCCGCTCGAGGTCCATGCTGTCGAGCAGTTGGGCCTCCATGTCGCGCGACTGCACGGCCCCCGTCATCTCGAGGAAGCGGTCGGCGAGCGTCGACTTCCCGTGGTCGATGTGCGCGATGACGGCGAAATTGCGGATGAAGCGCGGGTCCATTGGAACTAGAAATTATATCAGGAGCCAGGAGCCAGGAAGCAGAATCCAGAGGCGCAGTGCGACGAGAGCGAGACGCCGGTTCGTGGAGGCGCGAATGACGATTCGAACGAAGACGAAAAGAGCCAGAAGCGGCTGCCTCGCTTCTGGCTCTCGGTCTCTGGCCTGAATTCCGAATTCTGGCTCCTGGCTCCTGACTCCTCGTCCAGCTACTTCGCCACCTCGGTCTTCAGCACCACCGCGTCGCCGGCGTACTGTTGAACGACCGAGAGGACGCCGGTGTAGAGGAAGCCGACCTGGAAGAGCATCAGGAACGGCACGGTCGCGTAGATGCCGTTCGCCAGGGCGTAGAACACCGTCCAGGTGAAGTAGAGGCCGAGCATCAACTCGACGAGCGGCTGAATGGCGACCGACTGCCGGTATTTCTTGTTCTGCCAGTCGTCCGTGTCGCGCTGCACGACGCCGTATTTCGGCGTGCGGGCGAACTCACTCTTCTTGTCGAGCAGCGCCTCGATGACCGCGCGCGTGTTGTTCACCGACAATCCGATGCCGATGGACATCAGGAACGGCAGGTACCGCAGGCGCGACATCCAGGTCTGCGGATACAGTTCCCGTTGCGACACGATATAGAAATTCGCCACCGAGGCCGTGGCCGCGAAGAACAGCGGTACGTCGATGAGCAGCATCTCGTACCAGCCCATGTTGTAGCGGATGACCATCGACGGGAAGATCAACACGCACAGCACGGACATCAGCAGGTAGTTGAAGTTCGCCGTGAGGTGCATGAACGCCTCGGCCTTCACGTGGAAGGGAGCGTTCGAGCGGAGGATGTGCGGCAGCAGCTTGAGGCAGGTCTGAATCGAGCCCTTGGCCCACCGGTGCTGCTGCGACTTGAAGGCGTTCATCTCGACCGGGACTTCCGCCGGCGCTTCCACGTCGGGCAGGAACACGAACTGCCAGCCTTTGAGCTGCGTCCGGTAGCTGAGATCGAGGTCCTCGGTGAGCGTGTCGTGCTGCCAGCCGCCGCCATCCGCGATGGCTTCAGGGCGCCAGATGCCGGCCGTGCCGTTGAAATTGAAGAACCGGCCCGATCGGTTGCGGCCACCATGCTCGAGCACGAAGTGCGCGTCGAGCAGGATGGACTGCACCTTGGTGAGGAGCGAGTAGTCCTGGTTGAGGTGCGTCCAGCGCGCCTGCACCATGGCCACCTTCGGATCGGCGAAGTACGGCACCGTGCGGATCAGGAAATCCGCCGATGGGACGAAGTCGGCGTCGAAGATGGCCACGTAGCGGCCGCGGGCCACCTTCAGCCCGGCGTCGAGCGCGCCGGCCTTGTAGCCGGTGCGGTCGTCGCGGTGGATGTACTGAACGTCGAATCCCTGGGCGACGTGGCGCTGCGCGGCGAGGCGGGCGATGTCCTGTGTCTCGTCGGTCGAATCGTCCAGGATCTGGATTTCCATCCGATCCTTCGGGTAGTCAATCCGGCACACGGCCTCGACCAACCGGTCCACCACGTACATCTCGTTGTACAGCGGCAGTTGAATGGTCACGACGGGCCATTGGTCGGGGACGGCGGGAATCGCCACTTTGTCGTCCTTGTGCTTCATGTAAAGATACACAAGGTAGTAGCGGTGCCAGCCGTACACGGCGAGAATGCTGAGGATGAAGAAATACGCCCCGAGGATCAGGGTTTCAGTGGGCGTCATAGCGTCTGTGTCTTGGTTGTGGGCACAAGAGGGTCATTATACTGCCCGGTCATGAGAAGTCAACGAAGCTACCCGGCCCCGGAGGGTCCGCGATGAAGCTGCCGGCCCTGCGCGAAATGCTCGACCAGGTCGAACGGGGAACCCTTCCGGCCGCCGACGCCGAGCAGCGTCTGACCGAGTACCTCAGGGAACTCCCGTACGAGGACCTGGGCTTCGCTCGAGTGGACCATCACCGTGCTCTTCGACAGGGTTTTCCCGAGGTCATCCTGGGTACAGGCAAAAGTCCGGCCCACATTGCGGCGATCGGCGCCAGAATCGTGAGCCGGGGCCATTCTCTGCTCGTCACCCGAACCGACGAGGTGGCGTACGCGGCCGTCAAGGCCGAGGTTCCCTCGGCGATCTTCCACCCGTCAGCGCGAGCTATCACGCTGCAACAGAAGGATATAACTCCTGGCAAGGGGACCATCCTGGTCGTCGCGGCCGGCACCGCCGAC harbors:
- a CDS encoding cellulose synthase family protein; this translates as MTPTETLILGAYFFILSILAVYGWHRYYLVYLYMKHKDDKVAIPAVPDQWPVVTIQLPLYNEMYVVDRLVEAVCRIDYPKDRMEIQILDDSTDETQDIARLAAQRHVAQGFDVQYIHRDDRTGYKAGALDAGLKVARGRYVAIFDADFVPSADFLIRTVPYFADPKVAMVQARWTHLNQDYSLLTKVQSILLDAHFVLEHGGRNRSGRFFNFNGTAGIWRPEAIADGGGWQHDTLTEDLDLSYRTQLKGWQFVFLPDVEAPAEVPVEMNAFKSQQHRWAKGSIQTCLKLLPHILRSNAPFHVKAEAFMHLTANFNYLLMSVLCVLIFPSMVIRYNMGWYEMLLIDVPLFFAATASVANFYIVSQRELYPQTWMSRLRYLPFLMSIGIGLSVNNTRAVIEALLDKKSEFARTPKYGVVQRDTDDWQNKKYRQSVAIQPLVELMLGLYFTWTVFYALANGIYATVPFLMLFQVGFLYTGVLSVVQQYAGDAVVLKTEVAK
- the larB gene encoding nickel pincer cofactor biosynthesis protein LarB, with amino-acid sequence MKLPALREMLDQVERGTLPAADAEQRLTEYLRELPYEDLGFARVDHHRALRQGFPEVILGTGKSPAHIAAIGARIVSRGHSLLVTRTDEVAYAAVKAEVPSAIFHPSARAITLQQKDITPGKGTILVVAAGTADLPVAEEAVITAELMGNQVDRLYDVGVAGLHRLLSAQDRLTAARVIIVAAGMEGALPSVVGGLVQVPIIAVPTSIGYGASFGGVAALLGMLNSCAGGVSVVNIDNGFGAATIASLINHL